A stretch of the Capsicum annuum cultivar UCD-10X-F1 chromosome 10, UCD10Xv1.1, whole genome shotgun sequence genome encodes the following:
- the LOC107843727 gene encoding probable serine/threonine-protein kinase nek3, translating to MKKETNTISFNFSNTLNQFENNGKAHVTKNSSATMCNPNYHTHPLTLHSNHTQTSLNQKPSTSSPQQYNSPNPTQIAPTTYPSDSKNSTQCPTPTNPSTIHKLGNPQTNLNISLHEATSAKPTCTPFNLHNNNTTLKPNSIHSSSTSSSTKHTTMKPTSSPLKTIKSTNINSPRTTLNPSKSVDFFPNRSNPPCANSITTNLVATKIRHETTSTFNTPATNNTMDEGRVKKIITSINENVQQNEFNRIPKKPKIPKTTTSIIKAITVTMEPTITYTITQDNFLEIIQHNLPSAQNAKEIPKKEQTFQQHSKLSHEKQQQHARPTMGCRNQPLEYFQPKSSANTPNPSNNTNLPVELEHLDTTKPNSNHNISRSIRRNATDDEHILQTQHEQLHPDGTHAIDAHNAGNCAKLPESAACSLHSESTFHRDRTEYDILASKQHGDTDGNLELILIPTNKLLRLVNATSTRHTGGHLLTRSGGPADQRDTNVDKSIISYVGSGNNTRTERGGTTKRQRAKIESHNAGGFPNLHSS from the coding sequence atgaaaaaagaaacaaatactatttcgtttaatttttcaaatactttaaatCAGTTCGAAAATAATGGAAAAGCTCACGTCACTAAAAATTCATCTGCTACAATGTGTAACCCCAATTACCACACACACCCTCTTACTCTCCACTCCAATCATACACAAACTTCTTTGAACCAAAAGCCATCCACGTCGTCACCACAACAATACAACTCTCCTAATCCCACGCAAATTGCTCCTACTACGTATCCCTCTGATAGCAAAAACTCTACACAGTGCCCTACCCCTACTAATCCTAGTACCATTCATAAACTAGGAAATCCCCAAACAAATCTCAATATATCTCTACATGAAGCAACAAGTGCAAAGCCTACGTGTACTCCATTTAAtctccacaacaacaacacaacattGAAACCCAATTCAATTCACTCTAGTAGTACTTCCTCTAGTACCAAGCACACTACTATGAAGCCTACCTCTTCTCCTTTAAAAACTATCAAATCAACTAATATCAACTCTCCGCGAACTACTTTAAATCCCTCCAAGTCTGTAGACTTCTTCCCAAATCGATCAAATCCTCCTTGTGCCAATTCAATTACTACTAACCTAGTTGCTACTAAGATTAGACATGAAACTACCTCAACCTTTAATACTCCTGCTACTAACAATACAATGGACGAAGgaagagttaaaaaaattattacttcCATTAATGAAAATGTTCAACAAAATGAATTCAATAGGATACCTAAGAAGCCTAAGATACCTAAGACTACAACTTCAATCATCAAGGCTATTACAGTAACTATGGAACCTACTATTACTTATACTATAACTCAAGATAACTTTTTAGAAATCATTCAGCACAATTTACCAAGTGCCCAAAATGCCAAGGAGATACCCAAGAAAGAACAAACATTTCAACAACATTCCAAACTATCTcatgaaaaacaacaacaacatgcacGACCAACCATGGGATGCAGAAACCAACCATTGGAATATTTCCAACCAAAATCCTCTGCCAATACACCAAACCCTTCAAATAATACCAATTTACCAGTCGAATTGGAGCACCTCGACACAACAAAACCAAACTCAAACCATAACATATCCCGGTCTATTAGACGAAATGCAACTGATGATGAACATATACTACAGACACAACATGAACAGCTACATCCCGATGGAACTCATGCCATCGATGCACACAATGCTGGAAATTGTGCAAAGCTACCAGAATCTGCTGCATGCTCGCTTCATTCAGAATCAACATTTCATCGAGATCGGACGGAATATGATATACTTGCAAGCAAACAACATGGTGACACAGATGGAAATCTTGAACTCATTCTCATACCAACTAACAAACTACTCAGATTGGTCAATGCCACATCTACCAGACACACTGGAGGACACTTACTCACACGATCAGGTGGTCCCGCAGATCAACGAGACACGAACGTGGACAAATCCATCATCTCCTATGTAGGTTCTGGAAATAACACAAGAACAGAAAGAGGAGGAACAACCAAGAGACAAAGAGCCAAAATTGAATCCCATAACGCTGGAGGATTCCCTAACCTTCACTCTtcttga
- the LOC107845125 gene encoding F-box protein CPR1-like, giving the protein MNSDQFGQEIMFCSFLPGDIVMDILFCLPVKSLLRFKSVSKSFCSLIKNPNFISKHNAKITQETTTNLLIMGRHHKTLEVTLCLINSLTKHRDAITPPLHFDMPFGDTSEKTRIVGSSNGLVCLNLNNHNGVAIVIWNPATKTFKPVPRSPNVSTLGKLTVTDLGFGYHPANDDYMIVRLLNISTSRRKYEVEVYTLSTNTWRKLARDGHVLLVIRPFWKPMAPGVIVVKGVAYWIGVEVRDEEMCSVVVSLEMNSEEVKFILPPIEHHGIVIDLREAITLRLFNLNESLALIYSTNLEKVDIWMHNGFDLWVLNEEKRTWNKRFKVEPIEGFLLEGGFWENSKAMLAQERKEMSFDENGEYVYTKGETKLYLYDVVDGGFEIIENHELREPFQGYSYLESLVDINGGINVAKEVDLSKFLDFDPLLF; this is encoded by the coding sequence atgaattcagaCCAATTTGGTCAAGAAATAATGTTTTGTTCCTTTCTTCCAGGGGACATTGTCATGGACATTCTCTTTTGTCTTCCAGTTAAGTCACTGTTACGATTCAAATCCGTATCAAAATCCTTTTGTTCTTtaatcaagaaccctaattttATCTCCAAACATAACGCGAAAAttacacaagaaacaacaaccaATCTCCTAATCATGGGTCGTCATCACAAAACTCTTGAAGTCACATTATGTTTAATTAATTCTCTAACAAAACATCGCGATGCCATTACACCACCTCTACATTTCGACATGCCATTTGGTGATACTTCTGAAAAAACAAGAATTGTTGGCTCTTCCAATGGCTTAGTCTGCTTGAATTTAAATAACCATAATGGAGTCGCGATTGTTATATGGAATCCTGCTACTAAGACGTTCAAGCCAGTACCAAGATCTCCAAATGTGTCAACCCTAGGTAAACTCACTGTGACTGATTTAGGGTTTGGTTATCACCCAGCGAACGATGACTACATGATTGTTAGACTCCTAAACATTTCTACATCTAGGAGGAAGTATGAGGTTGAAGTTTATACGTTGAGTACAAATACCTGGAGAAAATTAGCTCGTGATGGACATGTTTTACTAGTGATACGTCCATTCTGGAAGCCAATGGCACCCGGGGTGATCGTTGTAAAAGGTGTTGCCTATTGGATTGGAGTTGAAGTTAGAGATGAAGAAATGTGTAGTGTTGTTGTTTCTTTGGAAATGAATAGTGAAGAAGTGAAATTTATTTTGCCACCAATTGAACATCATGGCATTGTAATTGACCTAAGGGAAGCAATTACCCTAAGACTCTTCAATTTAAATGAATCATTGGCATTGATATATTCAACAAATCTTGAAAAAGTTGATATATGGATGCATAATGGATTTGATTTATGGGTgttaaatgaagaaaaaaggaCTTGGAATAAAAGGTTTAAAGTTGAACCTATTGAGGGTTTTTTATTAGAAGGTGGATTTTGGGAGAATTCTAAGGCAATGCTTGCACAAGAGAGGAAAGAAATGAGTTTTGATGAAAATGGAGAATATGTTTATACAAAAGGTGagacaaaattatatttgtatgatgttgttgatggtggtTTTGAGATTATTGAAAATCATGAGCTTCGTGAACCATTTCAAGGTTATAGTTATTTGGAAAGCTTAGTGGATATTAATGGAGGAATTAATGTTGCAAAGGAGGTTGATTTATCAAAGTTTTTGGATTTTGATCCTTTACTTTTTTGA